One genomic region from Chloroflexota bacterium encodes:
- a CDS encoding 1-acyl-sn-glycerol-3-phosphate acyltransferase, with product MRIVRWISVKVIQLATKILLKVKTEGLERIPRTGPVLLIINHINFIDPLLIYTILPRSVTGLAKQELWSNPFTRLIADSWGTIPIRRGELDLNAVRSALRVLRGGGMLGLAPEGTRSHHGRLQRGRPGIVLLASRAPGMLILPLVVYGQERFFQNLRHLRRTEVRIVAGQGFYLNPGNAQITHQIRQEITDEIMAQIAALLPPEYRGVYSNSAATKHYLRFPSDIE from the coding sequence ATGAGAATAGTGCGCTGGATTTCGGTCAAAGTCATCCAATTAGCAACCAAGATTCTGCTCAAAGTGAAAACAGAAGGACTAGAGCGCATACCGCGCACTGGGCCGGTCCTCTTAATTATAAACCATATCAATTTCATTGACCCTTTACTGATCTACACGATACTACCACGCTCGGTCACTGGCCTTGCCAAGCAAGAGCTCTGGTCCAACCCCTTTACCAGGCTCATTGCCGATTCCTGGGGAACTATCCCGATACGTCGTGGCGAGTTGGACCTCAATGCCGTGCGCAGTGCGCTTCGCGTGCTGCGCGGAGGTGGGATGCTGGGATTGGCACCAGAAGGCACGCGCAGCCATCATGGCCGTCTACAAAGAGGTCGCCCAGGCATCGTGCTTCTTGCCTCCCGTGCGCCTGGCATGCTTATCCTGCCCCTGGTTGTGTATGGGCAAGAGCGGTTCTTCCAGAACTTACGTCATCTGCGCCGTACCGAGGTGCGAATCGTAGCAGGACAGGGATTCTACCTGAATCCTGGAAACGCACAGATAACCCACCAAATACGCCAAGAGATAACCGATGAAATCATGGCTCAGATCGCGGCGCTGCTCCCGCCCGAGTACCGCGGCGTGTACAGCAACTCGGCAGCTACCAAGCATTATCTGCGTTTTCCCAGTGACATAGAGTAA
- the rsmD gene encoding 16S rRNA (guanine(966)-N(2))-methyltransferase RsmD, producing MRVIGGEAKGRRLFSVPRQSTRPITDRVKEALFDILAERVQQARFLDLFAGTGSVGIEALSRGAQEATFVERDERALATLHRNLAATQLASLAQVVRRDVFKFIASYKGDPFDIIYVAPPQYQGLWARTLHALDNSALLAPGALVIAQIHPKEYASLELSQLVLSDQRKYGSTLLCFYEMRPNHADG from the coding sequence ATGAGAGTAATTGGGGGGGAAGCAAAAGGACGGCGACTTTTCTCCGTGCCGAGGCAATCCACACGACCCATCACGGACAGGGTTAAGGAAGCCTTGTTCGATATCCTAGCAGAACGAGTGCAGCAGGCACGCTTCCTTGATTTGTTCGCTGGAACGGGGAGCGTTGGCATTGAAGCGCTGAGCCGTGGAGCACAGGAGGCAACCTTTGTCGAGCGAGACGAACGTGCTTTGGCTACTCTCCACCGCAATCTGGCCGCTACGCAACTAGCCAGTCTCGCTCAGGTGGTGCGGCGCGATGTCTTCAAGTTCATCGCTAGCTACAAGGGCGACCCCTTTGACATCATCTACGTTGCGCCACCCCAATACCAGGGATTGTGGGCAAGGACACTCCACGCGTTGGACAATTCGGCACTATTGGCGCCGGGCGCACTGGTCATAGCACAAATTCATCCCAAGGAATACGCGTCACTCGAATTGAGCCAACTAGTCTTATCCGATCAGCGCAAGTATGGGAGCACATTGCTCTGTTTCTATGAAATGCGTCCAAACCACGCTGACGGTTAA
- the lon gene encoding endopeptidase La — translation MDDWEPGPFPTKPAFDDNMEPEALPLLPVRDTVLFPYVAAPLFVSRDRSMKAVEAAVAGDQRIAVFTQRDPEVQEPGIDDLYELGTEAVIGRVWRMPDQTTSVFVHGRRRLRLLKLIKTEPYLIAYVQPVLKNVEPSIATEALMRAVLTLFEKVVRLSRNIPDDAFVMAMNVNEPNWLADLVASNLDLDVASRQELLETVDPLARLEKISVLLAKELDVLELESRIHSQVQQEVDKSQREYFLREQMRVIQSELGESDPLARETAELQQRIATAQMPDEVRERAEKELSRLASMPSVAPEASIIHTYIDWLLDLPWAQCTEDNLDIAHATEVLNKNHYGLTRAKERILEYIAVRKLAPEKIGTTILCFVGPPGTGKTSLGKSIAEALGRNFVRVSLGGIRDEAEIRGHRRTYIGALPGRIIQTMRRAGTINPVFMLDEIDKLGIDFRGDPSAALLEVLDPEQNYAFSDHYLEVPYNLSKVMFITTANILDPIPPALRDRLEVIEFPGYIEEEKIEIARQFLVPRQLEQHGLSGLHFPRQTLRRMIREYTFEAGVRNLERGIATICRKIARRVAEGKQPPRYILPQSLHKYLGPPEFLYGEAEKADEVGVATGLSWTEAGGDTMAVEVTVMPGKGNLLLTGQLGEVMQESAQAALSYARAHAQELGIKNVDFDKVDIHVHVPEGAIPKDGPSAGITIATAMISALTRRPVHREVAMTGEITLRGHVLPIGGLREKVLAAYRAGLKTVLLPKRNRKDLVDIPRKVQRGLNFVFVERMEEVVPIALVSLEQDQRQKRVASAKNRRSVERHDAESKPS, via the coding sequence ATGGATGATTGGGAACCTGGTCCTTTTCCAACGAAACCCGCATTTGATGACAATATGGAACCCGAGGCTCTTCCGTTATTGCCTGTACGGGATACTGTGTTGTTTCCGTATGTGGCTGCTCCTCTCTTTGTGAGCCGCGATCGCTCTATGAAAGCCGTGGAAGCGGCAGTTGCCGGTGATCAGCGCATTGCTGTTTTCACCCAAAGAGATCCCGAGGTGCAGGAACCTGGCATTGACGATCTCTATGAATTAGGCACGGAAGCAGTTATAGGTCGTGTCTGGCGCATGCCGGATCAAACTACTAGTGTCTTTGTCCATGGGCGCAGGCGCTTGCGCCTTTTGAAGCTAATCAAGACAGAGCCGTATTTGATCGCATACGTGCAGCCCGTTCTCAAGAACGTTGAGCCTTCCATCGCCACGGAAGCGCTTATGCGTGCTGTATTGACACTGTTTGAGAAGGTAGTACGGCTGAGCCGGAACATACCAGATGATGCTTTCGTCATGGCGATGAATGTCAATGAGCCAAATTGGCTGGCCGACCTGGTGGCCTCAAATCTAGATCTGGATGTAGCCAGCCGGCAAGAGCTATTGGAAACCGTTGACCCCTTGGCCAGGCTGGAGAAAATCAGTGTGTTATTAGCGAAGGAACTGGATGTGCTGGAACTAGAAAGCCGCATCCATTCGCAGGTGCAGCAAGAGGTGGACAAGAGCCAGCGTGAATACTTCCTGCGCGAGCAGATGCGCGTCATCCAGAGCGAACTAGGCGAAAGCGACCCCCTGGCTCGCGAAACTGCTGAATTGCAGCAGAGGATAGCCACAGCCCAAATGCCCGACGAAGTGCGCGAGAGGGCGGAAAAGGAACTCAGCCGCCTGGCAAGCATGCCCTCTGTCGCTCCAGAAGCCAGCATCATCCACACCTATATTGACTGGCTGCTCGATCTGCCGTGGGCCCAATGTACGGAAGATAATCTGGACATTGCCCATGCTACCGAAGTGCTAAACAAGAATCACTATGGATTGACAAGGGCCAAGGAGCGTATTCTGGAGTACATCGCAGTGCGCAAGCTTGCGCCAGAAAAGATCGGCACCACTATTCTCTGTTTTGTAGGGCCACCGGGAACTGGCAAGACCTCATTGGGCAAGTCCATTGCCGAGGCCCTTGGGCGAAATTTTGTGCGCGTTAGCCTGGGAGGAATCCGCGACGAAGCCGAAATTCGAGGCCATCGTCGTACCTACATCGGAGCATTGCCAGGTCGCATTATCCAGACGATGCGCCGCGCAGGCACAATCAATCCTGTCTTTATGTTGGATGAGATAGATAAATTGGGCATTGATTTCCGAGGTGATCCATCGGCAGCATTGCTAGAGGTCCTGGATCCAGAGCAAAATTATGCTTTCTCCGATCACTATCTGGAGGTGCCCTACAATTTATCCAAAGTGATGTTCATCACGACGGCGAACATTCTCGATCCCATTCCACCTGCGCTGAGGGATCGCCTGGAAGTCATTGAGTTTCCAGGGTACATTGAGGAAGAGAAGATCGAAATCGCGAGACAGTTCCTCGTGCCACGCCAGCTTGAGCAGCACGGGTTAAGTGGCCTTCACTTCCCTCGTCAGACATTGCGGCGCATGATCCGGGAGTATACATTTGAGGCTGGCGTGCGCAATCTCGAACGCGGAATCGCGACTATTTGCCGTAAAATCGCAAGACGGGTAGCAGAAGGCAAACAGCCGCCGCGTTATATCCTACCACAGAGTTTGCACAAGTACCTGGGCCCACCAGAGTTCTTGTATGGCGAGGCCGAAAAAGCGGATGAGGTAGGGGTAGCTACCGGTCTTTCCTGGACCGAAGCGGGTGGAGATACCATGGCCGTTGAGGTAACCGTAATGCCCGGTAAGGGCAATCTGCTGCTCACTGGCCAATTGGGAGAGGTGATGCAGGAATCTGCTCAGGCTGCATTGAGTTATGCGCGAGCACATGCGCAGGAATTGGGCATCAAGAACGTTGACTTTGATAAAGTAGATATCCATGTGCATGTACCCGAAGGCGCTATCCCCAAAGATGGGCCGTCCGCTGGCATCACTATTGCCACGGCGATGATCTCTGCCTTGACGCGACGGCCTGTCCATCGTGAAGTGGCGATGACTGGTGAGATCACCCTGCGTGGTCACGTATTGCCCATTGGTGGCTTACGTGAGAAGGTGCTTGCCGCATATCGAGCTGGACTAAAAACTGTGCTTCTGCCAAAGCGCAACCGAAAAGACCTCGTTGATATCCCGCGCAAAGTACAACGGGGATTGAATTTTGTTTTCGTGGAACGGATGGAAGAGGTTGTGCCAATAGCGCTAGTTTCATTAGAGCAGGACCAGAGACAGAAGCGCGTTGCTTCAGCTAAGAATAGGCGGAGTGTGGAAAGACATGATGCAGAGAGCAAGCCGTCGTAA
- a CDS encoding gamma carbonic anhydrase family protein: protein MSVYEFEGRKPKLGQGTYVHPSADIIGAVSIGDNCWIGPGARLRGDYGMIIIGDGTSIEDNCVIHARPDEVTSIGKNVTIGHGCVIHNATIQDHAVIGMGSVVSDWAKVGEWAVVGEGAVVRQEQEVPDGCIAVGVPARLLDKQVSEEYKAEWSRFKSIYQDLARRYPLGLKEVS from the coding sequence ATGTCCGTCTACGAATTTGAAGGGCGCAAACCAAAGCTGGGCCAGGGGACTTATGTCCATCCTTCCGCAGATATTATCGGTGCTGTGTCTATCGGTGATAACTGCTGGATTGGGCCAGGAGCACGCCTGCGTGGCGACTATGGCATGATCATCATCGGGGATGGTACCAGCATTGAGGATAACTGTGTAATACATGCTCGCCCTGATGAGGTCACGAGCATCGGCAAAAATGTAACGATAGGACATGGCTGCGTGATTCACAATGCGACTATTCAAGACCACGCTGTGATTGGCATGGGTTCGGTTGTCAGCGATTGGGCAAAGGTCGGAGAGTGGGCCGTAGTTGGTGAGGGAGCAGTTGTCAGACAGGAGCAAGAGGTTCCTGACGGCTGTATTGCTGTGGGCGTTCCGGCTAGATTGCTGGACAAACAGGTCAGCGAGGAATACAAGGCTGAGTGGTCAAGGTTCAAGAGCATCTACCAGGACCTGGCACGAAGGTATCCGCTGGGTCTAAAGGAGGTCTCGTGA
- the amrS gene encoding AmmeMemoRadiSam system radical SAM enzyme: MQEARLYEKLEDRKVQCHLCAHRCTIAEGKRGVCLVRENRDGTLYTLVYGLSISQAIDPVEKKPLFHFYPGSSTFSFATVGCNFRCSFCQNWQISQTVRDGGQIEGHEASPDHLAAAARHYGCKSIAYTYTEPTIFFEYAYDTAVRADRWGIKSIYVTNGYMTEEMLDAFGRYLHAANVDLKSFSDSFYRKICGARLQPVLDAIKAMKKRGIWVEITTLVVPGQNDSEEELRQLAEFIAKEAGVDTPWHVSRFRPDYKMHNVGPTPLSTLHRAREIGLQAGLRYVYEGNVPGSEGENTYCYNCHNLLIRRFGFNVLANLVLPDSKCPHCGTTIDGVGLSNKSAFKG, encoded by the coding sequence ATGCAAGAAGCAAGGCTCTATGAGAAACTAGAGGACAGGAAGGTACAATGCCATTTGTGCGCACACCGCTGTACTATCGCTGAGGGGAAACGAGGGGTTTGCTTGGTGCGCGAGAACAGAGATGGCACGCTCTACACACTGGTGTACGGCTTGTCCATCTCCCAAGCTATTGATCCTGTGGAAAAGAAGCCTCTTTTCCACTTCTATCCTGGGTCGTCCACCTTTTCCTTTGCTACAGTGGGTTGTAATTTCCGTTGTTCCTTTTGTCAGAATTGGCAAATCTCACAGACAGTGCGGGATGGGGGACAGATTGAGGGACATGAAGCCTCACCAGACCACCTTGCCGCTGCTGCGCGCCATTACGGCTGCAAGAGCATCGCCTACACCTACACCGAGCCTACTATCTTTTTCGAATACGCCTATGACACTGCGGTAAGGGCAGATAGATGGGGCATCAAAAGCATCTACGTCACCAATGGCTATATGACGGAGGAAATGCTTGATGCATTCGGACGCTATCTACATGCGGCGAATGTGGATCTCAAATCCTTCAGCGATAGTTTTTACCGCAAGATCTGCGGGGCACGGCTGCAACCGGTGCTCGATGCCATCAAGGCAATGAAGAAGAGAGGCATCTGGGTGGAGATCACCACTCTAGTAGTACCAGGACAGAACGATTCAGAAGAAGAACTCCGCCAGTTGGCAGAGTTCATTGCCAAAGAAGCGGGGGTGGACACCCCCTGGCATGTTAGCCGCTTTCGTCCCGATTACAAGATGCACAATGTAGGCCCTACACCGCTGTCAACCTTACACCGTGCCCGTGAGATCGGTCTGCAAGCGGGCCTGCGTTATGTGTATGAAGGCAACGTGCCCGGAAGCGAAGGTGAGAACACCTACTGTTACAACTGCCACAACCTATTGATCCGCCGTTTTGGCTTTAATGTCCTGGCAAACCTCGTCCTCCCGGATTCCAAATGCCCTCATTGCGGCACTACGATTGACGGAGTAGGATTATCTAACAAAAGCGCGTTTAAAGGCTGA
- a CDS encoding alpha-galactosidase, whose product MSEREIYIRDQVVLQPGVGLVKFVHQGKVLLDRATAKVIYTGTKGQKKSLALAGHAVSYGLAQDSVSLSAANDEVQLTWQLWLGKEMRLSLEVENVGSQTIRIAELHVLDVDAQRGASLNFASPPRNWRCYQNGWQSWTPTFARQVADGLWVDPNTDDYRTKHQPHSLLQARKTISSEWFTVIVPAVESVAPTTISARSSAGVSLDPSLLLGFITTADQLAELRLEVSDRYQFQRLEAISYADGVSLAPSEKLCSETLLFTVDPDPLRLIELYATRLGETMHARVATDIPTGWCTWYYFFGEDTENDVLANLNWIERRQLPLDVILIDDGYETAIGDWLDVNSAKYPQGMKHIAEQIAATGHRPGIWTAPFAASSASKLYAKHPDWVLRNEQGEPIVAWQHWGMDIYGLDLSLPAVQDWLRDLFHILSDEWGFRFFKVDFLYAAALPGVRHNDHITRAQAVRRGLEIIRSAIGDHVLLGCGAPLGPSVGIVDTMRIGPDVHVDWEPFWQDLSAPSAANAILNVITRSFLHGKLWLNDPDCLVLRPRGDDSNLVLNEMRTLTTIVGLSGGLVLSSDNLPTIRRGRPKYLQRVLPPYGRSAIPLDLFQNERPQVLVLPIETPWDSWVIVALLNWDDHSRVTKLDLAQLGLPTRSYHVFNYWRQRYLGVAQNQVVIEPHQPHETVLLLLKPVSEQPQLLTSTFHVLQGAMEVKEVYASPHRLVVELEKPGRQFGRLVFSVPGKHVVSKALVNGRPQRPRQIAAGIWQTGFLLNERATVELLLG is encoded by the coding sequence ATGTCTGAGCGGGAGATTTACATTCGTGATCAAGTTGTTTTGCAGCCCGGCGTTGGCCTAGTCAAATTTGTTCATCAAGGCAAGGTATTGCTCGATCGAGCCACAGCCAAAGTGATCTATACCGGCACAAAGGGGCAGAAGAAAAGCCTCGCTCTAGCTGGCCATGCTGTATCTTACGGACTGGCTCAGGACAGTGTTAGCTTGAGCGCTGCCAATGACGAAGTGCAGCTAACCTGGCAATTGTGGCTTGGTAAAGAGATGCGCCTAAGCCTCGAAGTCGAGAATGTCGGCTCTCAAACAATTCGCATCGCTGAGTTGCACGTGCTCGATGTGGACGCGCAGCGCGGTGCTTCGCTGAACTTTGCCTCCCCACCCCGAAACTGGCGTTGCTACCAGAATGGCTGGCAATCATGGACACCCACATTTGCTCGGCAGGTAGCGGATGGCCTGTGGGTTGATCCAAACACCGATGATTATCGTACAAAGCACCAACCTCATTCCCTACTGCAAGCCAGAAAGACCATCAGCAGCGAATGGTTTACAGTCATCGTGCCGGCTGTAGAAAGTGTAGCCCCTACCACGATTTCCGCGAGGAGCTCCGCAGGCGTTTCATTGGATCCTTCTCTGCTACTGGGTTTTATCACGACCGCAGATCAACTTGCTGAGTTGCGCCTGGAGGTCTCAGATAGATACCAATTCCAAAGACTAGAAGCCATTTCTTACGCGGATGGAGTTTCCTTGGCTCCGAGCGAAAAGCTGTGCTCAGAGACACTCCTTTTTACCGTTGACCCTGATCCTCTGAGGCTCATAGAATTGTACGCCACACGCTTGGGGGAAACCATGCATGCACGAGTGGCAACTGATATCCCCACTGGCTGGTGCACTTGGTACTACTTCTTTGGTGAAGATACGGAGAATGATGTCTTGGCCAATTTGAACTGGATTGAGAGAAGGCAATTACCTCTGGATGTTATCTTGATTGACGATGGCTATGAGACGGCCATTGGTGATTGGTTAGATGTCAACAGTGCCAAGTATCCGCAAGGCATGAAACACATCGCCGAACAAATCGCTGCAACGGGCCATCGGCCAGGTATCTGGACAGCGCCGTTTGCAGCGAGTTCCGCTTCCAAGCTATATGCTAAGCATCCTGATTGGGTGCTGCGCAACGAGCAGGGCGAGCCAATTGTTGCTTGGCAGCACTGGGGTATGGATATCTATGGGCTAGACCTATCCTTGCCCGCCGTACAGGATTGGCTGCGGGATCTATTCCATATCCTCAGTGATGAGTGGGGCTTTCGCTTTTTCAAAGTGGATTTCTTGTATGCGGCAGCCCTCCCTGGAGTGCGTCATAATGACCACATCACCCGGGCCCAGGCAGTGCGACGAGGATTGGAGATTATCCGTTCTGCCATTGGTGATCATGTCCTGCTGGGCTGTGGTGCACCTCTTGGGCCCTCTGTGGGCATAGTGGATACCATGCGCATAGGCCCTGATGTCCACGTGGATTGGGAGCCATTTTGGCAAGATTTATCGGCGCCATCAGCCGCAAATGCCATCCTCAACGTCATCACCCGCAGTTTCTTGCATGGCAAGCTCTGGTTAAATGATCCGGATTGCTTGGTGCTTAGGCCACGGGGCGATGATTCCAACCTGGTCCTGAATGAGATGCGCACCCTAACAACTATTGTTGGATTGAGTGGTGGTCTAGTGCTGAGCAGCGACAATTTGCCGACCATTCGTCGTGGACGGCCTAAATATTTGCAGCGAGTCCTGCCACCCTATGGCCGCAGTGCTATCCCACTAGACCTCTTTCAAAACGAACGCCCTCAGGTATTGGTTCTCCCGATAGAGACCCCTTGGGATTCTTGGGTGATTGTCGCTTTGCTCAACTGGGATGACCATTCACGTGTTACCAAGCTCGATCTAGCTCAGCTTGGACTGCCCACCAGATCCTATCACGTGTTCAATTATTGGCGGCAACGCTATTTGGGTGTAGCGCAAAACCAGGTGGTTATTGAGCCGCATCAACCGCACGAAACGGTGTTATTGCTGTTAAAACCTGTATCTGAACAACCGCAATTGTTAACCTCGACGTTTCATGTATTGCAGGGAGCGATGGAAGTGAAAGAGGTGTATGCCTCACCCCACAGGCTTGTCGTAGAGTTGGAGAAGCCCGGAAGACAGTTCGGCCGATTGGTTTTCTCCGTTCCTGGTAAGCATGTTGTGTCCAAAGCGCTGGTCAACGGCCGTCCACAGCGTCCGCGCCAGATAGCCGCTGGCATTTGGCAAACCGGCTTCCTGCTGAACGAGAGAGCTACCGTAGAGCTATTGCTCGGTTGA
- a CDS encoding ATP-binding cassette domain-containing protein, whose amino-acid sequence MPENEILLDVKNLKMWFPITQGIIFQRHIGDIKAVDGISFFIRRGETLGLVGESGCGKSTTGRAILQLYRPTAGEVYFEGKDLCKLKGEELRRMRRKMQMIFQDPYASLNPRMTVGDIIGEPLEVHNIMKGKELRERVMDLLEIVGLNRYFINRYPHEFSGGQRQRIGVARALAVQPDFIVCDEPISALDVSIQAQIINLLEELQAKFHLTYLFIAHDLSVVRHISDRVAVMYLGKIVELTSRDKLYADARHPYTQALLSAVPIPDPVVEEKRKRIILVGDVPSPANPPKGCHFHTRCGLKIEGVCDVVEPEFKDIGGEHWVACHRVT is encoded by the coding sequence ATGCCTGAGAATGAGATTCTACTGGATGTCAAGAATCTAAAGATGTGGTTCCCAATCACCCAAGGGATCATATTCCAGCGCCATATTGGTGATATCAAGGCGGTGGATGGAATTAGCTTTTTCATTCGCCGAGGCGAGACCCTGGGCTTGGTAGGTGAAAGCGGTTGTGGCAAGTCTACTACTGGTCGCGCTATTCTGCAACTATATCGCCCTACGGCGGGGGAAGTGTACTTCGAGGGCAAAGACCTATGCAAACTTAAAGGTGAAGAGTTGCGTCGCATGCGACGCAAGATGCAGATGATTTTCCAAGACCCGTACGCTTCGTTGAATCCGCGCATGACGGTGGGCGATATCATTGGCGAGCCCCTCGAGGTGCACAATATCATGAAAGGCAAGGAACTGCGCGAACGCGTAATGGACCTGCTGGAAATCGTCGGACTGAATCGCTACTTCATCAACCGCTATCCCCATGAATTCTCCGGCGGACAACGTCAGCGTATCGGTGTGGCCAGGGCTTTAGCAGTACAACCCGATTTCATAGTCTGCGATGAGCCCATTTCAGCGTTGGATGTGTCCATTCAGGCACAGATTATCAATCTATTGGAAGAACTGCAGGCCAAGTTCCACCTGACTTATTTATTCATTGCCCATGACCTATCGGTAGTACGACATATCAGCGACCGAGTGGCTGTCATGTACCTAGGCAAAATCGTGGAACTGACTTCACGGGATAAGCTATATGCGGATGCACGCCATCCTTATACCCAGGCATTGCTATCTGCTGTACCCATTCCAGACCCCGTGGTGGAGGAAAAACGCAAACGCATTATCCTGGTTGGCGATGTACCTAGCCCAGCGAACCCACCTAAAGGATGTCATTTCCACACACGATGCGGGCTCAAGATCGAAGGAGTATGCGATGTCGTCGAGCCCGAATTCAAGGACATCGGTGGAGAACACTGGGTAGCGTGCCATAGAGTAACGTAG
- a CDS encoding ABC transporter ATP-binding protein, which translates to MGTLLQVKGLKTQFFTQDGVVNAVNGIDFDLNEGETLGIVGESGCGKSVSVLSLMRLVPSPPGRIVGGEAWFQGRDLLKMSDEEIRSVRGNKIAMIFQDPMTSLNPVLTINQQVSEALELHLGMDKRQARKRTIELLEMVRIPDAANRIDDYPHQFSGGMRQRVMIAMGLSCNPQLLIADEPTTALDVTIQAQITDLVRQLKKEIGMAVIWITHDLGVIAGLADRVNVMYAGYIIETADVKDLYADPRHPYTLGLLQSIPRLDAERKKKLTPIEGLPPDLIDMPPGCPFAPRCRYAIDRCLEENPKLETVARRHSVACWVDVTGGKR; encoded by the coding sequence ATGGGTACGTTGTTGCAGGTGAAGGGGCTCAAAACACAGTTTTTCACGCAGGATGGCGTGGTCAATGCTGTCAATGGAATTGACTTCGACCTGAACGAAGGCGAGACTTTAGGCATTGTAGGCGAAAGCGGTTGTGGAAAGAGCGTCAGTGTTCTGTCTCTGATGCGTCTAGTCCCTTCACCGCCAGGCCGAATCGTAGGCGGAGAAGCCTGGTTTCAAGGACGAGACTTGTTGAAGATGAGCGATGAGGAGATTCGCTCCGTGCGGGGCAACAAAATAGCCATGATTTTTCAAGACCCCATGACTTCTCTGAATCCAGTTCTCACCATCAATCAGCAGGTAAGCGAAGCACTGGAGTTGCACCTTGGCATGGATAAACGGCAAGCCCGCAAACGCACGATTGAACTTCTGGAAATGGTGAGAATTCCTGACGCGGCCAATCGCATTGATGACTATCCTCATCAGTTCTCTGGAGGCATGCGCCAGAGAGTCATGATTGCCATGGGCCTGTCCTGTAACCCACAATTGCTGATTGCTGATGAGCCGACCACCGCTCTGGACGTTACAATTCAGGCCCAAATTACGGATCTTGTCAGGCAACTGAAAAAGGAAATCGGCATGGCGGTGATTTGGATCACCCATGATTTGGGTGTTATCGCTGGACTAGCCGATCGTGTCAATGTGATGTACGCTGGCTACATTATCGAAACAGCGGATGTGAAGGATCTGTATGCGGATCCGCGACACCCTTATACGCTTGGACTTTTGCAATCCATACCGCGATTGGATGCCGAGCGTAAGAAGAAACTGACACCTATAGAGGGCTTACCACCAGACTTGATTGATATGCCTCCAGGGTGTCCATTCGCACCGCGTTGTCGTTATGCTATTGATCGGTGTCTCGAGGAGAACCCCAAATTGGAAACGGTCGCTCGGCGACACAGCGTTGCCTGTTGGGTTGATGTTACTGGAGGGAAAAGATAA